Proteins encoded together in one Acanthochromis polyacanthus isolate Apoly-LR-REF ecotype Palm Island chromosome 12, KAUST_Apoly_ChrSc, whole genome shotgun sequence window:
- the pnisr gene encoding arginine/serine-rich protein PNISR isoform X2, protein MWDQGGQPWPQWPLSQQQWMQSFQHQQDPGQVDWAALAQAWIAQKESTGAEQHSIQPNGQDIPGIEAVGQSNHGAFQGDPAFGRMWQPEWGMHGQPPPPPPPEQAWIPPGSGPMDVVNPSEDSNSQDSVEFNSEAHHGVYPQNSHGMERLPPLPPHLQASTLHTGRVLLRTDEIPDRLGSETGPDPRSSYQSNQRPQLHWML, encoded by the exons ATGTGGGACCAGGGAGGACAGCCCTGGCCACAGTGGCCTTTGAGCCAGCAGCAGTGGATGCAGTCTTTCCAGCACCAGCAAGATCCAG GTCAAGTGGACTGGGCTGCCCTGGCACAGGCATGGATCGCCCAAAAGGAGTCGACGGGAGCAGAGCAGCACAGTATCCAGCCCAATGGCCAGGACATCCCAGGCATTGAAGCTGTCGGACAGAGTAACCATGGTGCCTTCCAGGGTGACCCAGCATTTGGCAGAATGTGGCAGCCAG AATGGGGAATGCATGGCCAGCCGCCTCCCCCTCCACCCCCTGAACAGGCCTGGATCCCTCCAGGGTCAGGACCAATGGATGTGGTGAACCCCAGTGAGGACAGCAACAGCCAGGACAGCGTGGAGTTCAACTCTGAAGCCCACCATGGGGTTTACCCCCAGAACAGCCATGG CATGGAGCGGCTTCCTCCTTTGCCCCCACACCTGCAGGCTTCCACTCTCCATACTGGCAGGGTCCTCCTCAGAACAGACGAGATACCAGACCGCCTGGGTTCAGAGACAGGCCCAGATCCCCGATCCAGCTACCAGTCAAACCAGAGGCCCCAGCTCCACTGG ATGCTGTAA
- the pnisr gene encoding arginine/serine-rich protein PNISR isoform X1, producing the protein MWDQGGQPWPQWPLSQQQWMQSFQHQQDPGQVDWAALAQAWIAQKESTGAEQHSIQPNGQDIPGIEAVGQSNHGAFQGDPAFGRMWQPEWGMHGQPPPPPPPEQAWIPPGSGPMDVVNPSEDSNSQDSVEFNSEAHHGVYPQNSHGYGAQPDSYAMAPMAMNQFDYQHGAASSFAPTPAGFHSPYWQGPPQNRRDTRPPGFRDRPRSPIQLPVKPEAPAPLDAVKRRTLPAWIREGLEKMDREKQKKLERERMEKERAEMVKDDGKEHEPDEEGDGPRVPRKSKFDSDDEGNDDNDEAEKISIKKEFSVRSPSPPVEDSEPEMTEEEKEFQLMIITKTLLTEILLEVTNEEILHVARETHRKATRAPAKQLAQSSALASLTGLSGLGDYGSDESEDEDGRSIRGSESSDTDEEELRHRIREKQDAFRRKEREMQQLQEKQAQEALLAREEMAKERLSRERGEYEEGQLENPHKQEVKEREAEPLVDRRRSRSEREGSEGKHSGRGKERSGRGGSDSPANGRSSSRSTSSHSSSHSSSSSSSSSASSRSSSRSSSPRRKRRRSRSSSHKARRRSRSHSSHRHRSEKGRDRRRSSAERSGRHKKDRSDSREHRSRRSRSRSRERDRDRGRARARDSRSRSREREREKEREKERKRSRERRDSSHNRSSKHKQKASSKDRERRRERSRSHEKDKKKKDKDREKETDKKKEKPKPREKEREKEKGSSVVAEENGKSKKRKESDSYTDSQSDKRSRHDSKASKKGSAKASKRHSDSDSSRSPSPEVSKEKKSKKTKRSRSRSTEKSHKSGKKASRKHKSKSRSRSASPSRRSRR; encoded by the exons ATGTGGGACCAGGGAGGACAGCCCTGGCCACAGTGGCCTTTGAGCCAGCAGCAGTGGATGCAGTCTTTCCAGCACCAGCAAGATCCAG GTCAAGTGGACTGGGCTGCCCTGGCACAGGCATGGATCGCCCAAAAGGAGTCGACGGGAGCAGAGCAGCACAGTATCCAGCCCAATGGCCAGGACATCCCAGGCATTGAAGCTGTCGGACAGAGTAACCATGGTGCCTTCCAGGGTGACCCAGCATTTGGCAGAATGTGGCAGCCAG AATGGGGAATGCATGGCCAGCCGCCTCCCCCTCCACCCCCTGAACAGGCCTGGATCCCTCCAGGGTCAGGACCAATGGATGTGGTGAACCCCAGTGAGGACAGCAACAGCCAGGACAGCGTGGAGTTCAACTCTGAAGCCCACCATGGGGTTTACCCCCAGAACAGCCATGGGTATGGGGCACAGCCCGACAGCTACGCCATGGCCCCCATGGCCATGAACCAGTTTGATTATCAG CATGGAGCGGCTTCCTCCTTTGCCCCCACACCTGCAGGCTTCCACTCTCCATACTGGCAGGGTCCTCCTCAGAACAGACGAGATACCAGACCGCCTGGGTTCAGAGACAGGCCCAGATCCCCGATCCAGCTACCAGTCAAACCAGAGGCCCCAGCTCCACTGG ATGCTGTAAAAAGACGCACGCTGCCTGCATGGATCCGAGAAGGTCTCGAAAAGATGGACCgggagaagcagaagaagctgGAGCGAGAGCGAATGGAGAAGGAGAGAGCAGAAATGGTAAAAGACGATGGCAAAGAGCACGAGCCAGACGAGGAAGGTGATGGGCCACGAGTGCCCCGCAAGAGTAAATTT gacagtgatgatgaggggaatgatgataatgatgaagcTGAAAAGATTTCCATTAAGAAGGAGTTTTCTGTCAGGAGCCCTTCACCTCCTGTGGAAGACAGTGAACCAGAGATGACTGAAGAGGAAAAGGAATTCCAGCTG ATGATCATCACAAAAACTCTTCTGACAGAGATCCTTCTCGAGGTTACTAACGAAGAGATTCTGCACGTAGCCAGAGAGACTCACAGGAAAGCCACTCGAG CTcctgcaaaacagctggcaCAGTCAAGTGCACTGGCTTCTCTGACTGGTCTCA GCGGGCTGGGTGACTATGGTTCAGATGAGAGTGAGGATGAGGATGGCCGCAGCATTCGAGGATCCGAATCCTCCGacacagatgaggaagagttaCGCCACCGCATCCGGGAGAAACAGGATGCTTTCCGCCGCAAAGAGCGGGagatgcagcagctgcaggaaaaacaagCACAAGAGGCTCTGCTTGCACGCG AAGAGATGGCGAAGGAGAGATTGAGCAGAGAAAGGGGGGAATATGAAGAGGGTCAGTTGGAAAAtccacacaaacaggaagtaaaagagagggaggcagagccCTTAGTAGATAGGCGTAGGTCTCGTAGTGAGAGGGAAGGTAGTGAGGGCAAGCACTCAGGCAGAGGGAAGGAGCGATCAGGGAGAGGTGGAAGCGATTCCCCAGCCAACGGTCGGAGCAGCTCCCGCTCCACCTCAAGCCACAGCAGCAGTCATTCGtcttcctcatcttcatcttcctcaGCATCTTCTCGCAGTTCCTCTCGATCCTCTTCCCCACGAAGGAAGAGGAGGCGTAGTCGCTCTTCATCCCACAAGGCCCGTCGGCGCAGCCGAAGCCACAGCTCCCACAGACATCGTAGTGAGAAGGGcagggacaggaggaggagcagcgcAGAGCGATCAGGTCGCCACAAGAAAGACCGCAGTGATTCCAGGGAGCACAGGAGTCGCAGGAGTAGATCCAGATCCAGAGAGAGAGACCGAGACAGAGGCAGGGCTAGAGCCAGAGACAGCCGTAGTCGTagcagagagcgagagagggagaaagaaagggaaaaagagaggaaaaggagTCGAGAGCGCAGAGACAGCAGTCACAACCGTAGcagtaaacacaaacaaaaggcCTCTAgcaaagacagagaaaggaggAGGGAAAGGAGTCGTAGTCAtgagaaagacaagaaaaagaaggatAAAGATagagaaaaagagacagataagaagaaagaaaagccaaagcccagagaaaaagaaagggaaaaggaaaaaggaagcTCTGTAGTTGCAGAGGAGAATGGCaaatcaaagaaaaggaaagaaagcgATTCCTACACAGACTCCCAGAGTGACAAGCGCTCTCGACACGATAGTAAAGCCAGTAAGAAGGGCTCTGCCAAAGCTAGCAAGAGACACTCAGACTCTGACTCGAGTAGATCCCCTAGCCCTGAAGTTAGCAAGGAAAAGAAATCTAAGAAAACCAAACGTAGTCGCTCAAGGTCGACGGAAAAATCTCACAAGTCTGGTAAGAAGGCAAGCCGCAAACACAAGTCTAAGTCGCGATCAAG GTCAGCATCCCCCTCCCGTCGTAGCAGACGCTGA